A part of Gossypium hirsutum isolate 1008001.06 chromosome A07, Gossypium_hirsutum_v2.1, whole genome shotgun sequence genomic DNA contains:
- the LOC121232060 gene encoding uncharacterized protein isoform X2 codes for MAAAAAAKRKIEVESKVIEKVGEVIREIERAKHVEQVICALHSLAVLLFPIDSSLLSGSIDEHYKDQVIIAKVHAANERDGWWRAFYQGAAFPTLARVLLLDVASNWLTCFPLSAKKHIYDVFFVNGLSTEVVQVLVPHLQLTSSDVFDVNVVQSNVERLLVLCLLDNDGVFKMALDLAVSPHSEDTINERLKSVVSRVAHIVTSIPDKARLRAPPLLSSHLFFKQITIQLLIGMEERQAITDKNVLLSEVTPQVLRHVRSCLSSNTDVFESNPESQFWLKIMEAITDSYTVERIAEQLLRQLATEHASDIEAYWVLWILFHQLLKSQSSVRSMFFDKFLLWKVFPVCCLQWILQFAVFECSPIKDSWTKGHETTNGLLDIVQRLAAVWSKRDFVQSAPLEQQAYITAALGLCLEKMSKEELDKTKDAMHSILQGVNCRLESPADLVRKMASTIALVFSKVVDPKNPLYLDDSCNGETIDWEFGLTTSEKGRLSVSNAEKQIDETGTSTSATLSKDLAHAADGGKGSGVKSKSKKSSEFSLVDPDEIIDPATLNYESVSDENDDDDASENSDSCDSSLQPYDLTDDDTDLKRKISQLVDVVGALRKSDDADGVERALDVAESLIRASPDELTHLAGDLVRTLVQVRCSDVAVEGEEESAEEKRQRALIALVVTRPFESLDTLDKLLYSPNVDVCQRIMILDVMTLAAEELANAKTMKPKHQKGPLISTISEPQPWFLPSNTGPPGTGSWKEVSDTGTLLNWSIRNERELPLKPGQVKRGKTRRWNLRSGNIHESQTEWSQNKFPLYAAAFMLPAMQGFDKKRHGVDLLGQDFIVLGKLIYMLGVCMKCASMHPEASALAPLLLDMLRAREVCHHKEAYVRRAVLFAASCVLIALHPSSIASSLVEGNIEISEGLEWIRTWALHVADSDPDRECYTMAVSCLQLHSEMALLASRALESAETTFKAKTISLSSNLSKGTIKIPNSNIRYY; via the exons ggcggcgaAAAGGAAGATAGAGGTGGAGAGCAAAGTGATCGAGAAGGTCGGCGAAGTGATAAGGGAAATAGAAAGAGCAAAGCACGTCGAGCAAGTGATTTGCGCTCTTCACTCTTTAGCTGTTCTTCTCTTCCCCATCGATTCCTCTCTTCTCTCAG GGAGCATTGACGAGCATTATAAAGACCAG GTTATTATTGCAAAAGTTCATGCTGCAAATGAAAGGGATGGTTGGTGGAGGGCATTTTATCAAGGAGCTGCTTTTCCAACACTGGCTCGTGTTTTGTTGCTTg ATGTTGCTTCCAATTGGCTTACATGTTTCCCTCTTTCAGCAAAGAAACATATCTATGATGTTTTCTTTGTCAATGGACTTTCAACTGAAGTTGTACAGGTTTTGGTTCCTCACCTACAGCTGACCAGCAGTGATGTTTTCGATGTTAATGTTGTTCAGTCAAATGTAGAAAG GTTGCTTGTTCTTTGCCTTCTCGACAATGATGGGGTGTTTAAAATGGCTTTAGACTTAGCTGTTTCACCCCATTCAGAAGATACTATAAATGAAAGGCTCAAGTCAGTTGTGTCTAGGGTAGCACATATCGTAACATCTATTCCCGACAAAGCACGATTGAGAGCCCCGCCTTTACTCTCATCACA TTTGTTTTTCAAGCAGATCACTATTCAACTTCTGATTGGCATGGAAGAAAGGCAGGCCATCACTGATAAAA ATGTGCTGTTAAGTGAAGTAACTCCCCAGGTTCTCAGACATGTTCGAAGTTGCTTATCTTCAAACACTGATGTATTTGAGTCAAACCCTGAATCTCAATTTTGGTTGAAGATAATGGAAGCAATAACAGATTCCTACACTGTTGAAAGAATTGCAGAACAGCTTTTGCGTCAGCTTGCAACTGAGCATGCAAGTGATATTGAAGCTTACTGGGTTCTTTGGATATTGTTTCATCAGTTACTAAAATCTCAGTCATCAGTCAG GTCCATGTTTTTTGACAAGTTTTTACTGTGGAAAGTATTTCCTGTTTGTTGCCTGCAGTGGATCTTGCAATTTGCTGTTTTTGAATGCTCACCCATTAAAGATTCGTGGACTAAAGGTCATGAAACCACCAATGGTCTCTTAGACATAGTGCAACGCCTGGCTGCCGTATGGTCAAAAAGGGACTTTGTACAATCAGCCCCACTAGAGCAGCAAGCTT ATATAACTGCTGCTTTAGGCCTTTGTCTGGAGAAGATGTCCAAAGAGGAACTAGATAAAACAAAGGATGCAATGCACTCAATTCTTCAAGGAGTCAACT GTAGGCTGGAGAGCCCTGCAGACCTAGTGCGAAAAATGGCTAGCACTATCGCTTTAGTGTTCTCTAAAGTAGTTGATCCAAAGAATCCTCTATATCTTGATGACAGCTGCAATGGGGAGACCATTGACTGGGAATTCGGATTAACCACCTCTGAGAAAGGGAGATTGTCAGTCTCAAATGCAGAGAAACAAATTGATGAAACTGGGACGTCAACCAGCGCCACTTTAAGTAAAGACTTAGCACATGCAGCTGATGGTGGGAAAGGAAGTGGGGTGAAGAGTAAAAGCAAGAAATCCTCAGAGTTCAGTTTGGTTGATCCAGATGAGATTATTGATCCAGCTACTCTAAATTATGAATCGGTCTctgatgaaaatgatgatgatgatgcaagTGAGAATTCTGATTCATGTGACTCCTCTTTGCAGCCATACGACTTGACAGATGATGAcacagatttaaaaagaaaaatttcacaGCTGGTTGATGTGGTTGGAGCCTTAAGGAAATCTGATGATGCTGATGGG GTGGAGAGGGCTCTAGATGTTGCTGAAAGTCTTATACGAGCATCACCTGATGAACTAACACATTTAGCAGGTGATCTTGTTCGAACTCTTGTACAGGTTCGTTGCTCTGATGTAGCTGTAGAAGGCGAGGAAGAATCAGCTGAAGAGAAGCGGCAAAGAGCTTTGATAGCATTGGTTGTCACACGTCCATTTGAATCTCTTGATACCCTAGACAAACTATTATATTCACCGAATGTAGATGTTTGTCAACGCATAATGATACTTGATGTAATGACTCTGGCAGCAGAGGAGCTTGCTAATGCTAAAACTATGAAACCTAAACATCAGAAAGGGCCCCTCATATCAACCATTTCAGAACCTCAACCCTGGTTCTTGCCTAGCAATACAGGGCCTCCTGGCACTGGATCATGGAAAGAGGTCTCAGACACAGGAACCCTTCTGAACTGGTCGATCCGAAACGAAAGAGAACTTCCACTAAAACCCGGTCAGGTCAAGAGAGGAAAGACTCGCCGGTGGAACCTTAGATCAGGAAATATACATGAAAGCCAAACTGAATGGTCTCAGAATAAGTTTCCTCTCTATGCAGCAGCATTTATGCTTCCAGCTATGCAGGGATTTGATAAGAAAAGACATGGTGTTGACTTGCTTGGTCAAGACTTTATTGTCCTTGGAAAACTCATCTATATGCTTGGTGTTTGCATGAAATGTGCTTCCATGCATCCCGAAGCATCTGCATTGGCTCCTCTTCTTCTTGATATGTTAAGAGCCAG GGAGGTGTGCCATCACAAAGAAGCATATGTCAGGAGAGCTGTCCTTTTTGCAGCATCATGTGTGCTCATTGCTCTTCATCCTTCTTCTATAGCATCTTCCTTGGTTGAAGGAAATATCGAAATCTCTGAAGGGCTTGAATGGATTCGTACATGGGCCCTTCACGTTGCCGATTCCGACCCAGATAGAGAATGCTATACG ATGGCTGTATCATGTCTCCAACTACATTCTGAGATGGCCCTTTTAGCTTCCCGAGCGCTAGAGTCAGCCGAAACTACATTCAAAGCCAAGACTATTAGTCTTTCATCCAATCTTTCGAAAGGAACAATCAAAATCCCCAACTCCAATATCCGATACTACTAG
- the LOC121232060 gene encoding telomere length regulation protein TEL2 homolog isoform X1 — protein sequence MAAAAAAKRKIEVESKVIEKVGEVIREIERAKHVEQVICALHSLAVLLFPIDSSLLSGSIDEHYKDQVIIAKVHAANERDGWWRAFYQGAAFPTLARVLLLDVASNWLTCFPLSAKKHIYDVFFVNGLSTEVVQVLVPHLQLTSSDVFDVNVVQSNVERLLVLCLLDNDGVFKMALDLAVSPHSEDTINERLKSVVSRVAHIVTSIPDKARLRAPPLLSSHLFFKQITIQLLIGMEERQAITDKSEMDVNLSFLGEIFSRIIRRGSSDVLLSEVTPQVLRHVRSCLSSNTDVFESNPESQFWLKIMEAITDSYTVERIAEQLLRQLATEHASDIEAYWVLWILFHQLLKSQSSVRSMFFDKFLLWKVFPVCCLQWILQFAVFECSPIKDSWTKGHETTNGLLDIVQRLAAVWSKRDFVQSAPLEQQAYITAALGLCLEKMSKEELDKTKDAMHSILQGVNCRLESPADLVRKMASTIALVFSKVVDPKNPLYLDDSCNGETIDWEFGLTTSEKGRLSVSNAEKQIDETGTSTSATLSKDLAHAADGGKGSGVKSKSKKSSEFSLVDPDEIIDPATLNYESVSDENDDDDASENSDSCDSSLQPYDLTDDDTDLKRKISQLVDVVGALRKSDDADGVERALDVAESLIRASPDELTHLAGDLVRTLVQVRCSDVAVEGEEESAEEKRQRALIALVVTRPFESLDTLDKLLYSPNVDVCQRIMILDVMTLAAEELANAKTMKPKHQKGPLISTISEPQPWFLPSNTGPPGTGSWKEVSDTGTLLNWSIRNERELPLKPGQVKRGKTRRWNLRSGNIHESQTEWSQNKFPLYAAAFMLPAMQGFDKKRHGVDLLGQDFIVLGKLIYMLGVCMKCASMHPEASALAPLLLDMLRAREVCHHKEAYVRRAVLFAASCVLIALHPSSIASSLVEGNIEISEGLEWIRTWALHVADSDPDRECYTMAVSCLQLHSEMALLASRALESAETTFKAKTISLSSNLSKGTIKIPNSNIRYY from the exons ggcggcgaAAAGGAAGATAGAGGTGGAGAGCAAAGTGATCGAGAAGGTCGGCGAAGTGATAAGGGAAATAGAAAGAGCAAAGCACGTCGAGCAAGTGATTTGCGCTCTTCACTCTTTAGCTGTTCTTCTCTTCCCCATCGATTCCTCTCTTCTCTCAG GGAGCATTGACGAGCATTATAAAGACCAG GTTATTATTGCAAAAGTTCATGCTGCAAATGAAAGGGATGGTTGGTGGAGGGCATTTTATCAAGGAGCTGCTTTTCCAACACTGGCTCGTGTTTTGTTGCTTg ATGTTGCTTCCAATTGGCTTACATGTTTCCCTCTTTCAGCAAAGAAACATATCTATGATGTTTTCTTTGTCAATGGACTTTCAACTGAAGTTGTACAGGTTTTGGTTCCTCACCTACAGCTGACCAGCAGTGATGTTTTCGATGTTAATGTTGTTCAGTCAAATGTAGAAAG GTTGCTTGTTCTTTGCCTTCTCGACAATGATGGGGTGTTTAAAATGGCTTTAGACTTAGCTGTTTCACCCCATTCAGAAGATACTATAAATGAAAGGCTCAAGTCAGTTGTGTCTAGGGTAGCACATATCGTAACATCTATTCCCGACAAAGCACGATTGAGAGCCCCGCCTTTACTCTCATCACA TTTGTTTTTCAAGCAGATCACTATTCAACTTCTGATTGGCATGGAAGAAAGGCAGGCCATCACTGATAAAAGTGAGATGGATGTTAACCTTTCATTTCTTGGAGAAATATTTTCCCGTATCATTCGACGTGGATCTTCAG ATGTGCTGTTAAGTGAAGTAACTCCCCAGGTTCTCAGACATGTTCGAAGTTGCTTATCTTCAAACACTGATGTATTTGAGTCAAACCCTGAATCTCAATTTTGGTTGAAGATAATGGAAGCAATAACAGATTCCTACACTGTTGAAAGAATTGCAGAACAGCTTTTGCGTCAGCTTGCAACTGAGCATGCAAGTGATATTGAAGCTTACTGGGTTCTTTGGATATTGTTTCATCAGTTACTAAAATCTCAGTCATCAGTCAG GTCCATGTTTTTTGACAAGTTTTTACTGTGGAAAGTATTTCCTGTTTGTTGCCTGCAGTGGATCTTGCAATTTGCTGTTTTTGAATGCTCACCCATTAAAGATTCGTGGACTAAAGGTCATGAAACCACCAATGGTCTCTTAGACATAGTGCAACGCCTGGCTGCCGTATGGTCAAAAAGGGACTTTGTACAATCAGCCCCACTAGAGCAGCAAGCTT ATATAACTGCTGCTTTAGGCCTTTGTCTGGAGAAGATGTCCAAAGAGGAACTAGATAAAACAAAGGATGCAATGCACTCAATTCTTCAAGGAGTCAACT GTAGGCTGGAGAGCCCTGCAGACCTAGTGCGAAAAATGGCTAGCACTATCGCTTTAGTGTTCTCTAAAGTAGTTGATCCAAAGAATCCTCTATATCTTGATGACAGCTGCAATGGGGAGACCATTGACTGGGAATTCGGATTAACCACCTCTGAGAAAGGGAGATTGTCAGTCTCAAATGCAGAGAAACAAATTGATGAAACTGGGACGTCAACCAGCGCCACTTTAAGTAAAGACTTAGCACATGCAGCTGATGGTGGGAAAGGAAGTGGGGTGAAGAGTAAAAGCAAGAAATCCTCAGAGTTCAGTTTGGTTGATCCAGATGAGATTATTGATCCAGCTACTCTAAATTATGAATCGGTCTctgatgaaaatgatgatgatgatgcaagTGAGAATTCTGATTCATGTGACTCCTCTTTGCAGCCATACGACTTGACAGATGATGAcacagatttaaaaagaaaaatttcacaGCTGGTTGATGTGGTTGGAGCCTTAAGGAAATCTGATGATGCTGATGGG GTGGAGAGGGCTCTAGATGTTGCTGAAAGTCTTATACGAGCATCACCTGATGAACTAACACATTTAGCAGGTGATCTTGTTCGAACTCTTGTACAGGTTCGTTGCTCTGATGTAGCTGTAGAAGGCGAGGAAGAATCAGCTGAAGAGAAGCGGCAAAGAGCTTTGATAGCATTGGTTGTCACACGTCCATTTGAATCTCTTGATACCCTAGACAAACTATTATATTCACCGAATGTAGATGTTTGTCAACGCATAATGATACTTGATGTAATGACTCTGGCAGCAGAGGAGCTTGCTAATGCTAAAACTATGAAACCTAAACATCAGAAAGGGCCCCTCATATCAACCATTTCAGAACCTCAACCCTGGTTCTTGCCTAGCAATACAGGGCCTCCTGGCACTGGATCATGGAAAGAGGTCTCAGACACAGGAACCCTTCTGAACTGGTCGATCCGAAACGAAAGAGAACTTCCACTAAAACCCGGTCAGGTCAAGAGAGGAAAGACTCGCCGGTGGAACCTTAGATCAGGAAATATACATGAAAGCCAAACTGAATGGTCTCAGAATAAGTTTCCTCTCTATGCAGCAGCATTTATGCTTCCAGCTATGCAGGGATTTGATAAGAAAAGACATGGTGTTGACTTGCTTGGTCAAGACTTTATTGTCCTTGGAAAACTCATCTATATGCTTGGTGTTTGCATGAAATGTGCTTCCATGCATCCCGAAGCATCTGCATTGGCTCCTCTTCTTCTTGATATGTTAAGAGCCAG GGAGGTGTGCCATCACAAAGAAGCATATGTCAGGAGAGCTGTCCTTTTTGCAGCATCATGTGTGCTCATTGCTCTTCATCCTTCTTCTATAGCATCTTCCTTGGTTGAAGGAAATATCGAAATCTCTGAAGGGCTTGAATGGATTCGTACATGGGCCCTTCACGTTGCCGATTCCGACCCAGATAGAGAATGCTATACG ATGGCTGTATCATGTCTCCAACTACATTCTGAGATGGCCCTTTTAGCTTCCCGAGCGCTAGAGTCAGCCGAAACTACATTCAAAGCCAAGACTATTAGTCTTTCATCCAATCTTTCGAAAGGAACAATCAAAATCCCCAACTCCAATATCCGATACTACTAG